The Mariprofundus ferrinatatus DNA window TGCCAGATTTGCTCTTCTTATCGCTGTCCAGCACATCCAGGTCCTTCAGCGAAACACGCCCATCGAGCAGCTTCATCACAGCAGGGTCCACCTGATCGAGATCATTAAGTCTCTCCGCCTGCATCAGATCCGGCTCATAATGCCATATTACAGAACCATCCCCGACATAGAGCTGTTCGTATGGCAACGTATAGCTCCACCTGAACCGTTTGGGCTTAAGCATGGCAACTTCACCGGAATATTGCTGACTTCCTCCATCACTGAAACGCATCAGCTGGTCAAATTGGCACTGGAACCCGGGCAGTTCAGAAAGACGCTTGATGCTCTGGACAAAAAGCTCATCCGCCAGCGGAGCACTTTTCACCTCTACCACCTCAGCGGCATGCAGCGGTGACAGAAACACCCAGACAAACAATGCAATTGTAATGGAAATCCTTCTCACTCTATCACTCCGCCGCCACCCGATTCAGATCGGGCAAGCACTTTGCGCATACCACCTGAGCCGGGAGGGGAAACAAGCCCTTCGCGCTCCATCTGTTCAACCAGCCGACTGGCACGATTGTAGCCGATTCGCAGATAGCGCTGCACCATCGATACGGAACACTGCCCCTTCTCGATCACCAGCGCAGCTGCCTCATCATACTTCTCATCATGATCATCGCCGCCCAT harbors:
- a CDS encoding LolA family protein produces the protein MRRISITIALFVWVFLSPLHAAEVVEVKSAPLADELFVQSIKRLSELPGFQCQFDQLMRFSDGGSQQYSGEVAMLKPKRFRWSYTLPYEQLYVGDGSVIWHYEPDLMQAERLNDLDQVDPAVMKLLDGRVSLKDLDVLDSDKKSKSGINRYQVRIGDSPEVWLGFDNKGDLVSVERIDMLGNSNQMTLSGCSYVAPSTNLFSFTPPEGVDRIDLRSANSE